The Kitasatospora setae KM-6054 genome contains a region encoding:
- a CDS encoding alpha/beta fold hydrolase, translated as MTLPPPRDGLLALDDGGSVWWADSGGDGPPLVLLHPGVGDSRVWDAALPALLGRFRLVRYDVRGYGRSPQPDRPYSMLADLRALLDRLGPEPVHLVGCSMGGGSALGLALERPERVASLVLA; from the coding sequence ATGACCCTCCCCCCGCCCCGAGACGGCCTGCTCGCGCTCGACGACGGCGGCAGCGTGTGGTGGGCGGACAGCGGGGGCGACGGGCCGCCGCTGGTGCTGCTGCACCCCGGCGTCGGCGACTCCCGGGTCTGGGACGCGGCGCTGCCCGCGCTGCTGGGGCGGTTCCGGCTGGTCCGGTACGACGTGCGCGGCTACGGCCGCTCCCCGCAGCCGGACCGGCCGTACTCGATGCTCGCGGACCTGCGCGCGCTGCTCGACCGGCTGGGTCCGGAACCGGTCCACCTGGTGGGTTGCAGCATGGGCGGCGGCTCGGCCCTCGGCCTGGCCCTGGAGCGGCCGGAGCGGGTCGCCTCGCTGGTGCTGGCCTGA
- a CDS encoding 1-phosphofructokinase family hexose kinase produces MILTVTPNPALDVTYAVPGFRPHASHRVAEVAAQAGGKGVNVARVLGALGRPARCVLPLGGPTGESVRAELAAAGLDHAEVPIGGDTRRTVTVSDGTDATALNEPGPVLTATEWDALLGETARHLPQASVLVLAGSLPPGAPADGYGQLVALGRQFHLPVVLDADGPALLAALPARPTVIKPNAVELTAATGLPDPRDAARVLIRRGAESVLASLGPDGLLAVDRQGAWRCAPPAAVAGNPTGAGDSVVAALAAGLSGNAGWPAVLPDAVALSAATVLHPRAGHFDVPAYRRLRASLTATRVGGLAPLGL; encoded by the coding sequence GTGATCCTCACCGTCACGCCGAATCCGGCATTGGACGTCACCTACGCCGTGCCCGGATTCCGTCCGCACGCCAGCCACCGGGTCGCCGAGGTGGCTGCCCAGGCGGGCGGCAAGGGCGTCAACGTGGCCCGGGTGCTGGGCGCGCTGGGTCGGCCCGCCCGCTGTGTGCTGCCGCTGGGCGGGCCGACCGGGGAGAGCGTCCGTGCCGAGTTGGCCGCCGCCGGGCTGGATCACGCCGAGGTCCCGATCGGCGGTGACACCCGGCGGACCGTCACCGTCTCGGACGGCACCGACGCCACCGCCCTGAACGAACCCGGCCCGGTGCTGACCGCCACCGAGTGGGACGCCCTGCTCGGCGAGACCGCCCGGCACCTGCCGCAGGCGTCCGTCCTGGTGCTGGCCGGCAGTCTGCCGCCCGGCGCGCCCGCCGACGGGTACGGCCAACTCGTCGCGCTGGGAAGGCAGTTCCACCTGCCCGTGGTGCTCGACGCGGACGGTCCGGCGCTGCTCGCCGCCCTCCCGGCCCGCCCGACCGTGATCAAGCCGAACGCCGTCGAACTCACCGCCGCCACCGGCCTGCCGGACCCTCGCGACGCCGCCCGGGTGCTGATCCGGCGCGGCGCCGAGTCCGTCCTCGCCTCGCTCGGCCCGGACGGCCTGCTCGCCGTCGACCGCCAGGGCGCCTGGCGCTGCGCCCCGCCCGCCGCCGTCGCCGGCAACCCCACCGGCGCGGGCGACTCGGTGGTGGCCGCCCTCGCCGCCGGCCTGTCCGGCAACGCGGGCTGGCCCGCCGTCCTCCCCGACGCCGTCGCCCTGTCCGCCGCCACCGTCCTGCACCCCCGGGCCGGCCACTTCGACGTCCCCGCCTACCGCCGCCTGCGCGCCTCGCTCACGGCCACCCGGGTCGGCGGCCTCGCCCCGCTCGGCCTCTGA
- a CDS encoding NUDIX hydrolase, translated as MGTTDAPTPQPFGRIKVRVTGLVFCGDDVALLRRDRPGSVPYTTIGGNVRDGEDYRDAVRRELEEELGLTPDLAAGEPELIWIADARISRPGPTPPPRKFHLVYRLHVTPEVRARLAIREFDELPDGSHEIGAIEWHDYRKVGGLPLFPPIGRQIAGLAGPTAPVTRFELEPITDRNYTWI; from the coding sequence ATGGGCACCACCGACGCGCCGACGCCCCAGCCGTTCGGCCGGATCAAGGTCCGCGTCACCGGCCTGGTCTTCTGCGGCGACGACGTGGCGCTGCTGCGCCGGGACCGGCCCGGCTCCGTGCCCTACACCACCATCGGCGGCAACGTGCGGGACGGCGAGGACTACCGCGACGCCGTCCGGCGCGAACTCGAAGAAGAACTCGGCCTCACGCCCGACCTGGCGGCCGGTGAGCCGGAGCTGATCTGGATCGCGGACGCCCGGATCAGCCGCCCCGGCCCGACCCCGCCGCCGCGCAAGTTCCACCTCGTCTACCGGCTCCACGTCACCCCCGAGGTCCGCGCCCGCCTCGCCATCCGGGAGTTCGACGAACTCCCCGACGGCAGCCACGAGATCGGCGCCATCGAGTGGCACGACTACCGCAAGGTCGGCGGCCTGCCGCTGTTCCCGCCGATCGGCCGGCAGATCGCCGGACTCGCCGGCCCCACCGCCCCGGTGACCCGGTTCGAGCTGGAGCCGATCACCGACCGGAACTACACCTGGATCTGA
- a CDS encoding DMT family transporter: MTQGAVPVVVLAAALLHAVWNALVHGVRDRMAGVAQMNLVFVAFGALFALFVPLPGPAALPYLLGSAALQTGYQLLLVRAYGLGDFGQLYPIARGTSPAVVALLAATVLGHRMPAGQLAAVAVISLGLAGLALVGGIPGRDQLPAIGAALGNGVLIAGYTVVDAGGVRAANSAAGYIAWMFVLQGLAVLAAVAAVRRRTLLPALRGGGAVGVAGGLMSLTAYGLVVWAQTVGDLPTIAALRETSIVIAALIGTLVLRERLGALRLAASATVLTGIALLEFAH, encoded by the coding sequence GTGACCCAGGGGGCCGTTCCGGTGGTGGTGTTGGCCGCCGCGTTGCTGCACGCCGTGTGGAACGCGCTGGTGCACGGGGTGCGTGACCGGATGGCCGGGGTGGCGCAGATGAACCTGGTGTTCGTGGCGTTCGGGGCGCTGTTCGCGCTGTTCGTCCCGCTGCCCGGACCGGCCGCGCTGCCCTACCTGCTGGGCTCCGCCGCGCTCCAGACCGGCTACCAGCTGCTGCTGGTCCGGGCGTACGGGCTCGGCGACTTCGGGCAGCTGTACCCGATCGCCCGTGGCACCTCCCCGGCGGTGGTCGCGCTGCTGGCCGCGACCGTCCTGGGCCACCGGATGCCCGCCGGGCAGCTGGCCGCCGTCGCCGTCATCTCGCTCGGCCTGGCCGGTCTCGCACTGGTCGGTGGCATCCCCGGGAGAGACCAACTCCCGGCGATCGGAGCCGCGTTGGGAAACGGCGTGCTGATCGCCGGCTACACCGTGGTGGACGCGGGCGGGGTGCGGGCGGCGAACTCGGCGGCCGGGTACATCGCCTGGATGTTCGTCCTGCAGGGCCTGGCCGTGCTCGCCGCGGTGGCCGCCGTCCGCCGCCGCACCCTGCTGCCCGCGCTGCGCGGGGGCGGTGCGGTCGGCGTCGCGGGCGGCCTGATGTCGCTGACCGCGTACGGGCTGGTGGTCTGGGCGCAGACCGTCGGCGACCTGCCGACCATCGCCGCGCTGCGCGAGACCTCGATCGTGATCGCCGCCCTGATCGGCACCCTGGTGCTGCGCGAACGCCTCGGCGCGCTGCGGCTGGCCGCCAGCGCGACCGTGCTGACCGGCATCGCGCTGCTGGAGTTCGCGCACTGA
- a CDS encoding aminotransferase-like domain-containing protein, which yields MSVQELTDALRTTVLRYSPGERIPSSRELVEHYRVSPVSVSRAIRELVAEGVVVSRPGAGVFRAESRPVPARQGDFSWQEVALSAEAGAPPARVVDASGVLAALALAPPEVVDLNSGYPHAALLPERALAGALARAARRPGAWGRPPLEGLPELRGWFAREVGGGVTAAEVLVTAGGQSALTCALRSLAPPGAPVLVESPTYPGVLAIARAAGLRPVPVPVDADGVLPERLAEAFAASGARVFVCQPLFQNPTGSVLSAERRRAVLAAAERAGAFVVEDDFARLLAHADAGELPPPMAADDPNGTVVHVRSLTKAASPSLRVGALVARGPALARLRAVQAVDSFFVPRPLQEAALELVTATDWPRHLRTLARELADRRQLFATALAQRAPALLPARLPRGGFHLWLPLPAQLDPVAFTAAALRHGVALSPGPNYFTAEPAPRVRVSYAAAETHSRLTSAAHHLGAALESLGCPGR from the coding sequence ATGAGCGTGCAGGAGCTGACCGACGCGCTGCGCACCACCGTGTTGCGCTACTCGCCCGGGGAGCGGATCCCCAGTAGCAGGGAGCTGGTGGAGCACTACCGGGTCAGCCCGGTCTCGGTGTCCCGGGCGATCCGGGAGCTGGTCGCGGAGGGCGTGGTGGTGTCCCGGCCGGGCGCGGGCGTGTTCCGGGCCGAGTCGCGGCCGGTGCCCGCGCGGCAGGGCGACTTCTCCTGGCAGGAGGTGGCGCTGAGCGCGGAGGCGGGCGCGCCGCCGGCCCGGGTGGTGGACGCGTCGGGGGTGCTGGCGGCGCTCGCGCTGGCCCCACCGGAGGTGGTCGACCTGAACAGCGGCTACCCGCACGCGGCGCTGCTGCCGGAGCGGGCGCTGGCGGGCGCGCTGGCCCGGGCCGCCCGCCGGCCGGGCGCGTGGGGACGGCCGCCGTTGGAGGGGCTGCCGGAGCTGCGCGGCTGGTTCGCCCGCGAGGTGGGCGGCGGGGTGACGGCGGCGGAGGTGCTGGTCACGGCGGGCGGGCAGAGCGCGCTGACCTGCGCGCTGCGTTCGCTGGCCCCGCCCGGGGCGCCCGTCCTGGTCGAATCCCCCACCTATCCGGGCGTGTTGGCGATCGCCCGGGCGGCGGGCCTGCGTCCGGTGCCGGTGCCGGTGGACGCGGACGGGGTGCTCCCGGAGCGGCTGGCCGAGGCGTTCGCGGCGTCGGGGGCGCGGGTGTTCGTCTGCCAGCCGCTGTTCCAGAATCCGACCGGTTCCGTCCTGTCGGCCGAGCGGCGGCGGGCGGTCCTGGCGGCGGCCGAGCGGGCGGGCGCGTTCGTGGTCGAGGACGACTTCGCCCGGCTGCTGGCGCACGCCGACGCGGGCGAGCTGCCGCCGCCGATGGCCGCGGACGACCCCAACGGGACGGTGGTGCACGTCCGTTCGCTGACCAAGGCGGCCTCGCCGAGTCTGCGGGTGGGCGCGCTGGTGGCGCGCGGCCCGGCCCTGGCCCGGCTGCGCGCCGTCCAGGCGGTGGACTCGTTCTTCGTCCCGCGCCCGCTCCAGGAGGCCGCCCTGGAACTGGTCACCGCCACCGACTGGCCGCGTCATCTGCGCACACTGGCGAGGGAGTTGGCCGACCGCCGGCAGCTGTTCGCGACCGCCCTGGCCCAACGCGCCCCGGCCCTGCTGCCGGCCCGGCTGCCGCGCGGCGGCTTCCACCTCTGGCTGCCGCTGCCCGCCCAGCTCGACCCGGTCGCCTTCACCGCCGCCGCGCTGCGGCACGGCGTGGCGCTCTCCCCCGGCCCGAACTACTTCACCGCCGAGCCCGCACCGCGCGTCCGGGTCAGCTACGCCGCTGCCGAGACGCACAGCCGACTCACCTCCGCAGCACACCACTTGGGCGCAGCACTGGAGTCGCTCGGCTGCCCCGGCCGATGA
- a CDS encoding DMT family transporter, giving the protein MSEHDSATGLRSIAVGTDETDRTSRTSRTSRFGGLGGFAGSGGTAQAALGVLAFSFSFPATAWALEGFGPWTVTGLRGILAALLAGACLLAAGARVPPRSTWPGLAAVAIGCAVGFPLLSTLALRLSSTAHSAVVIGLLPLATAAVGALRAKSRPPRAFWLAATAGAAAVLAFTVQQSGGAGLTTADLYLFGALLVCAFGYAEGGRLARELPGWQVIGWGVVAALPVTALTGVLALTVEPVHWSWHGVTGLAYLGAVSQFGGFVVWYRGMAAIGVPRASQLQLAQPLLTLCWAVLLLAEALPVSAVPTALAVVACIAVTQWAGRRAAGDAGSATR; this is encoded by the coding sequence ATGTCAGAACACGATAGCGCTACTGGTCTCCGCTCGATAGCGGTCGGCACGGACGAGACGGACCGGACGAGCCGGACGAGCCGGACGAGCCGGTTCGGGGGGCTCGGCGGGTTCGCCGGGTCGGGGGGTACCGCGCAGGCCGCCCTCGGGGTGCTCGCCTTCTCGTTCAGCTTCCCCGCCACCGCCTGGGCCCTGGAGGGCTTCGGCCCCTGGACGGTCACCGGCCTGCGCGGCATCCTCGCCGCCCTGCTGGCCGGGGCCTGCCTGCTCGCCGCCGGCGCCCGCGTCCCGCCCCGCTCGACCTGGCCCGGACTGGCCGCCGTCGCGATCGGCTGCGCGGTCGGCTTCCCGCTGCTCTCCACCCTCGCGCTGCGGCTCTCCTCCACCGCGCACTCCGCCGTGGTGATCGGCCTGCTGCCACTGGCCACCGCCGCCGTCGGCGCGCTCCGCGCCAAGTCCCGCCCGCCGCGCGCCTTCTGGCTGGCCGCGACGGCCGGGGCGGCCGCCGTACTCGCCTTCACCGTCCAGCAGAGCGGCGGCGCGGGGCTGACCACCGCCGACCTGTACCTGTTCGGCGCGCTGCTGGTCTGCGCGTTCGGCTACGCCGAGGGCGGCCGACTGGCCCGCGAACTGCCCGGCTGGCAGGTGATCGGCTGGGGCGTGGTCGCCGCGCTGCCCGTCACCGCGCTCACCGGCGTGCTCGCCCTCACCGTCGAGCCCGTGCACTGGAGTTGGCACGGCGTCACCGGACTCGCCTACCTGGGCGCGGTCTCGCAGTTCGGCGGCTTCGTGGTCTGGTACCGCGGCATGGCCGCCATCGGCGTCCCCCGGGCCAGCCAACTCCAGCTCGCCCAGCCGCTGTTGACGCTCTGCTGGGCGGTGCTGCTGCTCGCCGAGGCGCTGCCGGTCAGCGCCGTGCCGACGGCGCTGGCGGTGGTCGCCTGCATCGCGGTCACCCAGTGGGCCGGCCGGCGGGCCGCCGGGGACGCCGGGTCCGCTACGCGGTGA
- a CDS encoding MFS transporter — protein MRTSPAAGNRPLRVLLGASVLANTGDGVLHLGLLLVVARLTGSVDASSLVMAVTTVPWLLFGIPAGMLADRGRRKALMVSADGARAVLILGIGAAAWAGVLSLPLLLGLAFLVGVAETVFNTSAETVLPTVVPASELTRANGQLATTVRVAGQFVAPALAGWLTALAAPVTFLVAGAGYLGSMLRLTALPRDAGLTALSGGAGLVGLPGGAGLVGWGGPGEPAEPAGRVRVWTGLAFLARGRVVRVITLAGALTTLANTSFLALFVVYATSGPLRLGDAGYGVLLSSVGVGTAVGSLTAHRAERWFGGPVVLCATRLGWGLVFVAPVFLRGVPLFAAMTVGSCLGGMWGVLTVTIRQRLTPPEIRGAVGGAYRAVIMSAMPAGAAVGLLLQRLLGTPGTFLLFGAAMVVLAVPVWRAVTAERLPAVEAEAEVERAGRLPRTRSRAARSGQ, from the coding sequence GTGAGAACTTCGCCCGCCGCCGGGAACCGTCCGCTGCGCGTCCTGCTGGGGGCGTCCGTGCTGGCCAACACCGGTGACGGGGTGCTGCACCTCGGGCTGCTGCTGGTGGTGGCGCGCCTGACCGGGTCGGTGGACGCCTCGTCGCTGGTGATGGCGGTGACGACGGTGCCGTGGCTGCTGTTCGGGATCCCGGCCGGGATGCTGGCCGACCGGGGGCGGCGGAAGGCGCTGATGGTGTCGGCGGACGGGGCGCGGGCGGTGCTGATCCTCGGGATCGGGGCGGCGGCCTGGGCGGGGGTGCTGTCGCTGCCGCTGCTGCTGGGGTTGGCGTTCCTGGTCGGGGTGGCCGAGACGGTGTTCAACACCAGCGCGGAGACGGTGCTGCCGACGGTCGTCCCGGCGTCCGAACTGACGAGGGCGAACGGGCAGTTGGCCACCACCGTCCGGGTCGCCGGCCAGTTCGTCGCCCCGGCCCTGGCGGGCTGGCTGACCGCGCTGGCCGCCCCGGTGACCTTCCTGGTCGCGGGCGCCGGCTACCTGGGCTCGATGCTGCGGCTGACCGCGCTGCCGCGCGACGCGGGCCTGACCGCGCTGTCGGGTGGCGCGGGGCTGGTCGGGCTGCCGGGCGGCGCGGGCCTGGTCGGGTGGGGAGGGCCGGGCGAACCGGCGGAGCCGGCGGGGCGGGTGCGGGTGTGGACCGGGCTGGCGTTCCTGGCGCGCGGCCGGGTGGTGCGGGTGATCACGCTGGCCGGGGCGCTCACCACGCTCGCCAACACGTCCTTCCTGGCGCTGTTCGTGGTGTACGCGACCAGTGGCCCGCTGCGGCTCGGTGACGCCGGGTACGGGGTGCTGCTCAGCTCGGTCGGGGTCGGCACGGCGGTCGGCTCGCTCACCGCGCACCGCGCCGAGCGGTGGTTCGGCGGCCCGGTGGTGCTGTGCGCGACCCGGCTGGGCTGGGGGCTGGTGTTCGTCGCGCCGGTGTTCCTGCGCGGGGTGCCGCTGTTCGCCGCGATGACGGTGGGCAGCTGCCTGGGCGGCATGTGGGGCGTGCTGACCGTGACGATCCGCCAGCGGCTGACGCCGCCGGAGATCCGTGGCGCGGTCGGCGGCGCCTACCGGGCGGTGATCATGAGCGCGATGCCGGCCGGTGCGGCCGTCGGCCTGCTGCTGCAGCGCCTGCTCGGCACGCCCGGCACCTTCCTGCTGTTCGGTGCCGCGATGGTGGTGCTGGCGGTGCCGGTCTGGCGGGCGGTCACCGCCGAGCGGCTCCCGGCGGTGGAGGCGGAGGCGGAGGTGGAGCGGGCGGGGCGGCTCCCCCGCACAAGGAGTCGCGCCGCCCGCTCCGGTCAGTAG
- a CDS encoding sugar ABC transporter substrate-binding protein, with protein sequence MNSMTRRLVIGTAAVSMTMSLAACGDDKPSSSSSGNQSIGLLLPERSSSTRYEAFDKPLIEASVTGLCTKCTLDYANADGDEKLQKEQFDALLARGVKVILLDPVNAAATAPWVEAAKAKGTKVIAYDRLAAGDVVAYISFDNQRTGELQGQALLEAMAKGGRKADGAEIVMINGAETDPNAADFKTGAHRALDGKVKRIAYEQSGEWKPEVAGAKMDEAVAKLGKNGFQAVYSANDGMAGAIIDSLHKAGRTDVPVGGQDASLDAIRRIITGEQAYTIYKPYQPETEAAANMAVYLVKGIDITSVASAVTQSDGREIPSRLLTPVVVTKDKVAETVVAGGLYKAEEICTPQIAKACKDAGIPGSY encoded by the coding sequence ATGAACTCGATGACGCGTCGACTCGTCATCGGCACGGCCGCCGTGTCGATGACGATGTCGCTCGCCGCCTGCGGGGACGACAAACCCTCGTCGTCGTCCTCGGGCAACCAGTCCATCGGACTGCTGTTGCCCGAACGCTCCTCCTCCACCCGCTACGAGGCGTTCGACAAGCCGCTGATCGAGGCGTCCGTCACCGGGCTGTGCACCAAGTGCACCCTCGACTACGCGAACGCCGACGGCGACGAGAAACTGCAGAAGGAGCAGTTCGACGCACTGCTCGCGCGCGGGGTCAAGGTGATCCTGCTCGACCCGGTGAACGCCGCCGCCACCGCACCGTGGGTGGAGGCCGCCAAGGCGAAGGGCACCAAGGTCATCGCGTACGACCGGCTGGCCGCCGGCGACGTGGTCGCCTACATCTCCTTCGACAACCAGCGCACCGGCGAACTCCAGGGCCAGGCACTGCTGGAGGCGATGGCCAAGGGCGGCCGGAAGGCCGACGGCGCCGAGATCGTGATGATCAACGGCGCGGAGACCGACCCGAACGCCGCCGACTTCAAGACCGGCGCGCACCGGGCACTGGACGGCAAGGTCAAGCGGATCGCGTACGAGCAGTCCGGCGAGTGGAAGCCCGAGGTGGCCGGCGCCAAGATGGACGAGGCCGTCGCCAAACTCGGCAAGAACGGCTTCCAGGCCGTCTACTCGGCGAACGACGGCATGGCCGGCGCGATCATCGACTCGCTGCACAAGGCCGGCCGCACCGACGTGCCGGTCGGCGGCCAGGACGCCTCGCTGGACGCGATCCGCCGGATCATCACCGGCGAGCAGGCGTACACCATCTACAAGCCGTACCAGCCGGAGACCGAGGCCGCCGCCAACATGGCGGTCTACCTGGTGAAGGGCATCGACATCACCTCGGTGGCGTCGGCCGTCACCCAGTCCGACGGCCGGGAGATCCCGTCCCGGCTGCTCACCCCGGTGGTCGTCACCAAGGACAAGGTCGCCGAGACGGTCGTCGCCGGCGGCCTCTACAAGGCCGAGGAGATCTGCACCCCGCAGATCGCCAAGGCCTGCAAGGACGCCGGGATCCCCGGCTCCTACTGA
- a CDS encoding EamA family transporter, producing MSAPSPHSPADAGSDCPADAGSDCPADAAPAHTAAPAQAAVPRKPAAGLGAAVWAALGIVYVVWGSTYLAIRVVVETMPPLLSGALRFGAAALLLAAGLAARRGWRSLRVTWPQFGSAFLVGVLLLVGGNGMVVLAERTVPSGLAALLVASVPLWVVVLRRAFGTRTGGRTLAGVLLGLLGLVVLTAPGLTGQVGLSGLLLVMVAAVVWALGSVLAGRLPMPADPFAASVYEMLAGALGALALSFLRGEPGGFDPAAVSAGSWAGLAYLVLFGSIVAFTSYAWLLQRAPLPLVATYAYVNPVVAVFLGWLFLSEALTWPILVGGAVVVGGVFLVARSER from the coding sequence ATGTCCGCGCCCTCTCCGCACTCCCCCGCCGACGCCGGGTCCGACTGTCCCGCCGACGCCGGGTCCGACTGTCCCGCCGACGCCGCGCCCGCCCACACCGCCGCCCCGGCTCAGGCGGCCGTCCCCCGGAAGCCGGCCGCCGGGCTCGGGGCGGCGGTGTGGGCGGCGCTCGGCATCGTGTACGTGGTGTGGGGGTCGACCTATCTGGCGATCCGGGTGGTGGTGGAGACGATGCCGCCGCTGCTGTCGGGCGCGCTGCGGTTCGGGGCGGCGGCGCTGCTGCTGGCGGCGGGGCTGGCGGCCCGGCGGGGGTGGCGGTCGCTGCGGGTGACGTGGCCGCAGTTCGGTTCGGCGTTCCTGGTGGGGGTGCTGCTGCTGGTCGGCGGCAACGGGATGGTGGTGCTGGCCGAGCGGACGGTGCCGTCGGGGCTGGCGGCGCTGCTGGTCGCGAGCGTGCCGCTGTGGGTGGTGGTGCTGCGCCGGGCGTTCGGGACTCGAACGGGCGGGCGCACGCTGGCGGGTGTGCTGCTCGGCCTGCTGGGCCTGGTGGTGCTGACCGCGCCGGGGCTGACCGGCCAGGTCGGCCTGTCGGGGCTGCTGCTGGTGATGGTCGCGGCGGTGGTGTGGGCGCTGGGTTCGGTGCTGGCGGGGCGGCTGCCGATGCCGGCCGACCCGTTCGCGGCGAGCGTGTACGAGATGCTGGCGGGTGCGCTGGGCGCGCTGGCGCTGTCGTTCCTCCGGGGCGAGCCGGGCGGGTTCGACCCGGCGGCGGTGTCGGCCGGGTCGTGGGCGGGGCTGGCGTACCTGGTGCTGTTCGGCTCGATTGTCGCGTTCACGTCTTACGCCTGGCTGTTGCAGCGCGCGCCGCTGCCGCTGGTGGCCACCTACGCGTACGTCAACCCGGTGGTGGCGGTCTTCCTCGGCTGGCTGTTCCTCTCCGAGGCCCTGACCTGGCCGATCCTGGTCGGTGGCGCGGTGGTGGTCGGCGGCGTGTTCCTGGTGGCGCGCAGCGAGCGCTGA
- a CDS encoding lipase maturation factor family protein gives MAWFAAPEYRLARELFLRLLALVYGCGFLAAARQFRALLGSRGMLPIPRFLARVPFRRAPSLFHWHYSDRLYAAVARTGALLSAALLAGAANLLPLGAAMAAWALLWVLYLSIVNTGQTWYAFGWESLLLEAGALAVFLGNDRTAPPLLGTWLLRWLLFRVEFGAGLIKWRGDTCWRALTCLYHHHETQPMPGPLSWFFHHLPRPLHKVEAAANHVVQLVVPFGLFLPQPIASGAALLMIATQLWLIASGNFAWLNWLTVALALGVLDTGTLRRVLPVGPDPAYGPAYGSTYGPQPGWYQGLVAGYALLVLALSWRPLRNLLSAHQQMNRSWDRLHLVNSYGAFGTVSRVRYEIVLEGTRDVHGLDGWQEYEFPGKPGPVRRLPRQFAPYHLRLDWLMWFAAISPAHARPWFHPLLARLLVNDPDTLRLLRRNPFPDTPPALVRARLYHYRFTDGPELRATGAWWHRRHVRDRQPPVGLAELGRYAPPGAAGRPR, from the coding sequence ATGGCATGGTTCGCCGCACCCGAGTACCGGCTCGCCCGCGAGCTGTTCCTGCGCCTGCTCGCCCTCGTCTACGGCTGCGGATTCCTCGCCGCCGCCCGCCAGTTCCGCGCCCTGCTCGGCAGCCGCGGCATGCTCCCGATCCCGCGCTTCCTGGCCCGCGTCCCGTTCCGCCGCGCCCCCAGCCTGTTCCACTGGCACTACAGCGACCGCCTGTACGCCGCCGTCGCCCGGACCGGCGCCCTGCTCTCCGCCGCGCTGCTCGCCGGCGCGGCGAACCTGCTCCCGCTCGGCGCCGCGATGGCCGCCTGGGCGCTGCTCTGGGTGCTCTACCTGTCGATCGTCAACACCGGGCAGACCTGGTACGCCTTCGGATGGGAGTCCCTGCTGCTGGAGGCCGGCGCCCTCGCCGTGTTCCTCGGCAACGACCGGACGGCCCCGCCGCTGCTCGGCACCTGGCTGCTGCGCTGGCTGCTGTTCCGGGTCGAGTTCGGCGCCGGACTGATCAAGTGGCGCGGCGACACCTGCTGGCGCGCGCTCACCTGCCTCTACCACCACCACGAGACCCAGCCCATGCCCGGACCGCTCAGCTGGTTCTTCCACCACCTGCCCCGCCCGCTCCACAAGGTCGAGGCCGCCGCCAACCACGTCGTCCAACTGGTCGTCCCCTTCGGCCTGTTCCTCCCGCAGCCGATCGCCTCCGGCGCCGCCCTGCTGATGATCGCCACCCAGCTCTGGCTGATCGCCTCCGGCAACTTCGCCTGGCTGAACTGGCTCACCGTCGCCCTCGCCCTCGGCGTCCTCGACACCGGCACGCTGCGCCGCGTCCTGCCGGTCGGCCCCGACCCGGCGTACGGCCCGGCGTACGGCTCGACGTACGGTCCGCAACCCGGCTGGTACCAGGGCCTGGTGGCCGGGTACGCGCTGCTGGTGCTCGCGCTGTCCTGGCGGCCGCTGCGCAACCTGCTCTCCGCGCACCAGCAGATGAACCGCTCCTGGGACCGCCTCCACCTGGTCAACAGCTACGGCGCGTTCGGCACCGTCAGCCGGGTCCGGTACGAGATCGTCCTCGAAGGCACCCGCGACGTCCACGGCCTGGACGGCTGGCAGGAGTACGAATTCCCCGGCAAACCCGGACCCGTCCGGCGGCTGCCCCGCCAGTTCGCCCCCTACCACCTGCGACTCGACTGGCTGATGTGGTTCGCCGCGATCTCCCCCGCCCACGCCCGCCCCTGGTTCCACCCGCTGCTCGCCCGCCTGCTCGTCAACGACCCCGACACCCTCCGCCTGCTGCGCCGCAACCCCTTCCCCGACACCCCGCCCGCCCTCGTCCGGGCCCGGCTCTACCACTACCGCTTCACCGACGGCCCCGAACTCCGCGCCACCGGCGCCTGGTGGCACCGCCGCCACGTCCGCGACCGGCAACCGCCCGTCGGCCTCGCCGAACTCGGCCGGTACGCGCCCCCCGGCGCGGCGGGACGGCCACGATGA